The Natrinema salaciae genome includes a window with the following:
- a CDS encoding phospholipase D-like domain-containing protein, protein MVRTFSIHSEEIAKFLGTAFLNADQMAVVSPWVSDITVRFPDSDRISDQRLRFSETVQILDVDLEVFVDPNQNHHNRRKPTSLLPRISDHVSIHEVDGLHAKAIVTDRVLYQGSANMTYNGLNVNIELCDIRENEYGDVDQFLEHQLGISPDRQSI, encoded by the coding sequence ATGGTTCGAACATTTTCCATTCACTCTGAAGAGATTGCCAAATTCCTCGGGACGGCCTTCCTCAACGCGGATCAAATGGCCGTCGTGTCCCCATGGGTCAGTGATATCACCGTTCGATTCCCTGACTCTGACCGCATCTCGGACCAGAGGCTTCGGTTTTCCGAAACTGTTCAGATACTTGATGTCGATCTCGAGGTGTTCGTGGACCCAAACCAGAATCATCACAACAGACGGAAACCGACCTCGCTTCTCCCGCGGATTAGTGACCACGTGTCGATTCACGAAGTTGACGGGCTGCATGCGAAAGCAATCGTGACTGACAGGGTACTCTATCAAGGGTCAGCAAACATGACGTATAACGGACTGAACGTCAATATCGAGTTGTGCGATATTCGAGAAAACGAGTATGGGGATGTCGACCAGTTTCTTGAACATCAGCTGGGAATTTCTCCGGATCGGCAGTCCATCTGA
- a CDS encoding phospholipase D-like domain-containing protein, which produces MVQAFSLTSNSLAYFIGYTLVHAQRVAIVSPWMSDVELKFPVTNALEERTLRLSEALRQLPETEVMIIVKEGESHNDYLRRRLPDHVTLIELDDLHAKAVICDEYVYLGSANITRGGFSLNRELCEVIENEYESIEAYLEAELDIYCSDF; this is translated from the coding sequence ATGGTACAAGCGTTTTCATTGACTTCTAACAGCCTCGCGTATTTCATCGGGTACACGCTCGTCCATGCCCAACGGGTCGCGATCGTTTCGCCGTGGATGAGTGACGTTGAGCTCAAGTTCCCGGTCACGAACGCTCTCGAAGAGCGTACGCTTCGTCTATCCGAGGCTCTCCGCCAGCTGCCAGAGACGGAAGTGATGATCATCGTCAAGGAAGGCGAATCGCACAACGACTATCTTCGTCGCAGACTGCCAGACCACGTTACTCTCATCGAACTCGACGATCTTCATGCGAAAGCCGTGATCTGTGACGAATACGTGTACCTGGGTTCTGCAAACATCACTCGAGGTGGCTTCTCTCTCAACCGCGAACTCTGTGAAGTCATCGAGAACGAATACGAGAGTATCGAAGCGTATCTCGAGGCAGAGCTTGACATCTACTGTTCTGATTTTTAA
- a CDS encoding DEAD/DEAH box helicase: protein MKHIDRNTDPNRLKPEVRPLIQSFLHNRQLFDTEQDDAAFLTSALKYASQQQKRRQTTPYDGDNQFVNDIIDIFGFDPLDFQINSWQTVDTLERAQREDGRTKAAIFSAPTGFGKTEAFLGPLYQLLRDGRQESVAIVYPSRALLQDQLGRILEHIHTIREKTGDELSAGVYVGRQPYELGDVSGNGRFFDQSQVPPRFRLTNCWCGDGSNALEFHGSSRSYELRCEQHPEEHTFTDRDLVLARKELVSNNQPNIILTTLESLEGFALKPNYPLVDLIDTIVLDEVHLYTQLRGSHAANVIKNVNDASDDPILWLGSSATIDNANRFGKRLFDVSSDNIETKEPPASDFDEDHDDYEHYYFLLADSDGPGAAPMSIQQHMMLGHSLLEDEDGDRSKLLGFIDSISQVNQKRIQLEDADRERELWRYHTDREATDDWPWLADQMDHAFIDEPLSLMPVYSDAGFDSESASKSDVLLSTSFLEVGIDVGEIKIVTQYRTPWNLSSFLQRAGRAAREPGMDAHIVVFLSNLTGDANMFYRADRFLGSEIRTPLKTDNSVVEWIHKCLRKYYNRASEVRENRHQYITSRESHLAFLDGYLVDDLGFDRVYHMIDEPSAFFEEEFDIEVTSESLLSKEIVQEVRADLARHVRELEDEFEDIEGYFDVDGGEIVRGSSAIDSHLDDVQEEILTLVKAFLGQTGGYESVLREAGESNYEENARELRDTLENIRQRASSAEGSPSERVEHFSVLLADVFRCTGDLIHLRTAANTAADRSVPTVNMDELQAVQQAVDQLDALSSDDRLAKFYRTQRRVYYLQSALSELEEYVDYYTPYLSVFAVKHLLRAAYYVDRYLRVDGDRLAREVWYVPPNYYGDTGRYVTVFRGENDHEGTEESIDQLVSTYAPYRSEYQSDSGVMQAFLPHTRVTEDGVEFEFKKDISGEERDGMLVPDTIRTSEITDLTGDRALNIVRYCPECLQILTDLDVCLRHDDREYGKIHSTANVNTRVTERVAEESTGTLTLADFTAAIELAGVTLDIKPAKPMGPDIGYHFDSSKERFQREISSPDTPLGFQLETRGLIFDIEPFLESIEDGFRAEVAQYKDLDEVDYQHLLYHTAAHFYLQLTADVSSVNPTMLLYGFDEEKGEVYVFERSEGGQGIVDLVYEELRTDPGSVLEAITRLTYNEQVIAERLWADEDFVDEVIAENAADDQIRGLIESHLEVLYDDVVDRVEEEIISTVDRCRQFEADEGVTLAEAIRTKHVVAREQVGGADEFPEDEVSALEVDIDDVDRVETMFYSPDIDGCVENLHLSECISGHDQKDSLSYVVLEALRDFILTTVPSENATSAMFDRELPPAGEIDGTSVFIDF from the coding sequence ATGAAACATATCGATCGGAACACTGATCCAAATCGTCTAAAGCCAGAGGTCAGGCCGCTCATCCAGTCTTTCCTCCATAATCGCCAACTGTTCGACACTGAACAGGATGATGCAGCGTTCCTCACCAGTGCATTGAAATACGCCTCGCAGCAACAGAAGCGTCGTCAAACGACACCGTATGACGGCGACAACCAGTTCGTCAACGATATCATCGATATTTTCGGCTTCGATCCACTAGACTTCCAGATCAACAGCTGGCAAACGGTCGACACTCTTGAGCGTGCCCAACGAGAGGATGGTCGGACCAAAGCCGCGATCTTCTCGGCTCCCACTGGATTCGGGAAGACCGAAGCGTTCCTCGGACCACTCTATCAACTTCTTCGCGACGGACGCCAAGAGTCCGTTGCGATTGTCTATCCAAGCCGAGCACTACTCCAGGACCAACTCGGGCGTATCCTCGAGCACATCCATACCATCCGTGAAAAAACCGGTGACGAACTCTCAGCAGGCGTCTACGTCGGCCGACAGCCATACGAACTCGGAGATGTTTCCGGCAATGGGCGCTTCTTCGATCAATCACAGGTTCCTCCTCGGTTCAGACTGACGAACTGCTGGTGTGGGGACGGATCGAACGCATTGGAATTCCACGGCTCATCCAGGTCCTACGAACTGCGGTGTGAGCAACACCCTGAAGAGCACACGTTCACCGACCGGGATCTGGTTCTCGCTCGAAAGGAACTCGTCTCGAACAACCAGCCGAATATTATCCTCACGACCCTCGAGTCTCTCGAGGGCTTCGCTCTCAAACCGAATTACCCGCTGGTCGACCTGATCGACACGATCGTTCTTGACGAGGTTCACCTCTACACCCAGCTACGGGGATCGCATGCAGCCAACGTAATCAAGAACGTAAACGACGCATCTGACGATCCGATCCTGTGGTTAGGATCGAGTGCAACAATCGATAATGCGAATAGGTTCGGAAAACGTCTTTTTGACGTTTCATCTGACAACATCGAAACGAAAGAACCGCCCGCGTCTGACTTCGATGAGGATCACGACGACTACGAACACTACTACTTCCTGCTCGCAGATAGCGATGGACCCGGTGCGGCTCCAATGTCCATCCAGCAGCACATGATGCTGGGTCACAGCCTTCTCGAGGACGAAGACGGTGATCGCAGCAAGCTCCTGGGGTTCATCGACAGTATCTCGCAGGTGAATCAAAAACGGATCCAGCTCGAAGATGCCGATAGAGAGCGCGAACTATGGCGGTATCACACTGATCGTGAGGCGACCGACGACTGGCCGTGGCTTGCCGATCAGATGGATCACGCGTTCATCGACGAACCATTGTCGCTCATGCCAGTCTACTCGGATGCAGGATTTGACTCTGAGTCGGCATCGAAGAGCGATGTCCTCCTGTCAACATCGTTCCTCGAGGTTGGAATCGACGTCGGAGAGATCAAAATCGTTACCCAGTATCGAACGCCATGGAACCTTTCGTCGTTTCTCCAGCGAGCGGGTCGAGCAGCGAGAGAACCGGGAATGGATGCACACATCGTCGTCTTCCTCTCGAATCTCACCGGAGACGCTAACATGTTCTATCGGGCCGATCGGTTCCTCGGATCAGAGATTCGAACTCCTTTGAAAACGGACAACAGCGTCGTCGAGTGGATCCACAAGTGTCTCCGAAAGTACTACAACCGTGCCTCAGAGGTCAGGGAAAACCGCCATCAGTACATCACATCGCGTGAGAGCCATCTTGCGTTTCTCGATGGGTATCTCGTCGACGACCTCGGCTTCGATCGCGTCTACCACATGATCGATGAGCCGAGTGCTTTCTTCGAAGAAGAGTTCGACATTGAGGTCACGAGTGAATCACTGTTATCGAAAGAGATCGTTCAAGAGGTCCGTGCGGATCTCGCGAGACACGTTCGAGAGCTCGAGGACGAGTTTGAAGACATCGAAGGCTACTTCGACGTCGACGGTGGTGAAATCGTCCGAGGATCGAGCGCCATCGACTCACACCTCGATGACGTTCAGGAGGAAATTCTGACGCTGGTAAAGGCCTTCCTGGGTCAGACCGGGGGGTATGAATCGGTGCTTCGCGAAGCGGGAGAATCCAACTACGAAGAGAACGCTCGCGAACTACGAGACACACTCGAGAACATCCGTCAGAGAGCTTCGTCGGCCGAAGGATCCCCTTCGGAGCGGGTAGAGCACTTCTCCGTCCTTCTTGCGGACGTCTTCCGTTGTACTGGCGATCTCATCCACCTCCGGACCGCTGCTAACACTGCGGCTGACCGGTCAGTGCCAACGGTGAACATGGATGAGCTCCAGGCGGTTCAGCAAGCGGTCGATCAACTCGACGCACTCTCGTCCGATGATAGGCTGGCTAAATTCTACCGCACTCAGCGACGCGTATATTACCTGCAATCCGCTCTAAGCGAACTCGAAGAATACGTCGACTACTATACACCCTATCTCAGCGTGTTCGCGGTCAAACATCTGCTGAGGGCAGCGTACTACGTCGACCGTTATCTGCGAGTCGACGGCGATCGTCTCGCCAGAGAAGTCTGGTACGTCCCACCCAACTATTACGGAGATACTGGACGATACGTTACCGTCTTCCGTGGAGAGAACGACCATGAAGGAACTGAAGAGTCAATTGACCAGCTTGTAAGCACGTACGCTCCGTACAGAAGCGAGTACCAGTCAGACTCGGGTGTGATGCAAGCGTTCTTGCCACACACGAGGGTGACTGAAGACGGCGTGGAATTCGAGTTCAAGAAAGACATCTCGGGAGAAGAGCGGGATGGAATGCTCGTTCCGGATACGATACGCACGAGCGAAATCACTGATCTCACGGGCGATCGGGCGCTCAACATCGTCCGGTACTGCCCCGAGTGTCTCCAGATCCTCACTGACCTCGATGTGTGTCTCCGCCACGACGACCGTGAATACGGCAAAATCCACTCGACCGCGAACGTCAACACGCGAGTCACGGAACGGGTTGCAGAGGAGTCTACGGGCACGTTGACGCTCGCAGACTTCACGGCCGCTATCGAACTCGCTGGAGTAACGCTTGACATCAAACCTGCGAAGCCAATGGGTCCAGACATCGGCTATCATTTTGACAGTTCGAAAGAACGCTTCCAGCGCGAAATCTCGAGTCCGGACACACCACTGGGTTTCCAGCTCGAAACGAGAGGTCTCATCTTCGATATCGAACCATTCCTCGAGAGTATCGAAGACGGTTTTCGGGCTGAAGTGGCCCAGTACAAGGACCTCGACGAAGTAGACTACCAGCACTTGCTCTATCACACGGCAGCTCACTTCTACTTACAGCTGACTGCAGACGTGAGCAGCGTCAATCCCACGATGTTGCTCTATGGCTTCGACGAGGAGAAAGGCGAGGTCTACGTCTTCGAACGCTCAGAAGGTGGACAGGGGATCGTGGACCTGGTATACGAAGAACTACGGACTGATCCCGGTTCCGTCCTCGAGGCGATTACGCGGCTCACGTACAACGAGCAGGTGATCGCCGAACGGCTATGGGCCGATGAGGATTTCGTCGACGAGGTTATCGCAGAAAATGCCGCGGACGATCAGATACGGGGCCTAATCGAATCTCATCTCGAGGTCCTCTACGACGACGTTGTCGACCGAGTCGAGGAGGAAATCATTTCGACCGTCGATCGCTGTCGTCAGTTCGAAGCTGACGAGGGAGTGACTCTAGCCGAAGCAATCCGAACCAAACACGTCGTTGCACGTGAGCAGGTCGGCGGTGCAGACGAATTCCCGGAAGACGAAGTATCGGCCCTCGAGGTCGATATCGATGACGTCGACCGCGTCGAGACTATGTTTTATTCGCCGGATATCGACGGCTGCGTCGAGAACCTCCATCTCTCGGAATGTATATCCGGACACGATCAGAAGGACTCGTTAAGCTATGTGGTGCTCGAGGCACTCCGTGATTTCATCCTTACTACAGTCCCTTCTGAAAACGCGACCAGCGCCATGTTTGATCGAGAGCTTCCGCCTGCAGGTGAGATAGATGGTACAAGCGTTTTCATTGACTTCTAA